Proteins found in one Terribacillus sp. DMT04 genomic segment:
- a CDS encoding DUF3953 domain-containing protein, which produces MLRKINGLLALIIIGIGVYRLIDKDYEVNPKFILPLLSIMFLLFSIEAFMNKKKLIACLYLVVFVITVSATYLILTQA; this is translated from the coding sequence ATGTTACGTAAAATAAATGGACTGCTCGCGCTTATCATTATCGGAATCGGCGTTTACCGCTTAATTGATAAAGATTATGAAGTAAATCCGAAGTTCATTCTGCCGCTTTTATCTATTATGTTCTTACTATTTTCAATTGAAGCGTTTATGAACAAAAAGAAGCTCATAGCTTGTTTATATCTAGTTGTTTTCGTCATTACAGTCAGTGCGACATACTTAATTTTAACGCAAGCGTAA
- a CDS encoding NUDIX domain-containing protein — protein MKSNKTEARYDVSRYRTPDGYTSDIAVFTITSEQTKAYAPPKMNLKLMLIQRAEQDTEGNPNIEAGKWALPGGFVTPEETACTAASRELAEEAGIAGIHLKQFGVYDQPGRDPRGWIISNAHYVIVPEYRLSERKASDDAADVELFSVAELSEQVLAFDHKNIIQDAITHITRDLLQTTVAKQFLPDLFTYSELQAVLLTVTDDKAIQNDQAFARKIKTLPFIEAVEGQKTQRTSKLPTQLYRFIEAEVKQSIYTARH, from the coding sequence TTGAAGTCGAATAAAACAGAAGCGCGGTATGATGTCAGCCGTTACCGCACGCCTGATGGATACACGTCAGACATTGCTGTGTTCACGATAACCTCAGAACAGACAAAAGCATACGCGCCGCCAAAAATGAACTTAAAGCTGATGCTTATTCAGCGAGCAGAACAAGATACAGAAGGGAATCCGAACATCGAAGCCGGCAAATGGGCATTGCCTGGAGGTTTTGTAACACCAGAGGAAACAGCCTGCACCGCAGCCAGCAGAGAGCTGGCGGAGGAAGCAGGTATAGCTGGAATACATCTCAAGCAATTTGGGGTATATGATCAGCCAGGCCGTGATCCGCGTGGCTGGATTATCTCCAATGCTCATTATGTAATTGTTCCGGAATATCGATTATCTGAAAGAAAAGCGAGTGACGATGCAGCGGATGTGGAACTGTTCTCTGTAGCGGAGTTAAGTGAGCAGGTATTGGCTTTTGATCATAAAAACATCATCCAAGATGCTATCACTCATATAACGCGGGATTTACTGCAAACTACAGTAGCAAAGCAATTTCTGCCGGATTTGTTTACGTACTCTGAACTGCAAGCGGTTCTGCTGACAGTAACAGATGATAAAGCGATTCAAAATGATCAAGCATTTGCTCGTAAAATTAAGACGCTTCCCTTTATCGAAGCGGTTGAAGGGCAGAAAACACAGCGAACATCAAAGCTGCCAACACAGCTTTATCGTTTTATTGAGGCAGAAGTAAAACAATCCATTTATACAGCTCGTCATTAA
- a CDS encoding cysteine hydrolase family protein, whose translation MKALINIDYTNDFVAYNGALTCGEPGQKIEERLTAITSACIEAGDYVVFAIDKHEAEDAYHPETKLYPPHNIAGTDGRDLYGKLAAVYDKAKHKANVYYMDKTRYSAFAGTDLLQRLNERGIKDIHVVGVATDICVLHTLVDAYNYGFRMVVHADAVASFHQEGHAYALHHFKNVLGAEIIEGGVSK comes from the coding sequence ATGAAAGCTTTGATTAATATTGATTATACAAATGACTTTGTTGCTTACAATGGAGCACTAACTTGCGGGGAGCCTGGACAAAAAATTGAGGAGCGCTTAACAGCCATTACCTCTGCATGCATTGAGGCAGGTGATTATGTTGTGTTCGCCATCGATAAACACGAAGCCGAGGATGCCTACCACCCAGAAACAAAGCTGTATCCGCCACATAATATTGCAGGCACAGATGGACGTGATTTGTATGGCAAGCTGGCAGCTGTGTATGACAAAGCGAAACACAAAGCAAACGTGTACTATATGGATAAAACAAGATACAGCGCGTTTGCAGGCACGGATTTGCTGCAGCGTTTAAATGAACGGGGCATAAAGGACATACATGTAGTTGGTGTTGCGACAGATATTTGTGTGTTGCACACACTAGTCGATGCTTACAATTATGGCTTCCGCATGGTTGTACACGCCGATGCAGTCGCAAGCTTTCATCAAGAAGGGCATGCATATGCGCTGCATCATTTCAAGAACGTATTAGGAGCAGAGATTATAGAAGGAGGAGTAAGCAAATGA
- a CDS encoding nicotinate phosphoribosyltransferase, whose amino-acid sequence MTNFQDDSTALHTDLYQINMAQTYWKDGKHNRKAVFELFFRKQPFGNGYAVFAGLERVINYLQEFRFSTSDLAYLESEIGYDKDFIAYLRDLRFTGDVYSMQEGELVFGTEPIIRVEAPLAQAQLIETALLNIVNYQTLIATKAARIMHVLDEKDTAMEFGSRRAQEMDAAIWGSRAAYIGGFHATSNVRAGKKFGIPVAGTHAHSLVQAYRDEYEAFTKYAESHVDCTFLVDTYDTLKSGVPNAIKVAKEMGDKIRFNAIRLDSGDLAYLSKRARTMLDEAGFTETKITASNDLDEETIGALKAQGAKIDNWGIGTKLITAYDQPALGAVYKIVSVEDDNGEMVDTIKISANPEKVSTPGLKRVYRIINRMNQKSEGDYIALKDENPQEEERLKMFHPTYSYISKFVTDFDAIELQKPIFQNGELVYNLPSLEETREHVTHSLTFLWDEYKRTHNPEAYPVDLSTACWNNKMELIDRIKAKLEEK is encoded by the coding sequence ATGACAAACTTTCAAGATGACAGTACTGCACTGCATACAGACCTTTACCAGATCAACATGGCACAAACGTATTGGAAAGATGGCAAGCATAATCGTAAAGCAGTGTTTGAGCTATTTTTCCGTAAACAGCCTTTTGGCAATGGCTACGCTGTATTTGCCGGCTTGGAGCGGGTGATAAATTATCTGCAGGAATTCCGTTTTTCCACATCAGATTTAGCTTACTTAGAGTCAGAAATTGGATACGACAAAGACTTTATTGCTTACTTGCGGGATCTTCGTTTCACGGGTGATGTATACAGTATGCAGGAAGGGGAGCTCGTCTTTGGAACAGAGCCAATCATTCGCGTGGAAGCACCGCTTGCGCAGGCACAGTTGATTGAAACAGCTTTACTTAATATCGTGAACTATCAAACGCTGATTGCTACGAAAGCTGCTCGTATCATGCATGTGCTGGATGAGAAAGATACTGCAATGGAATTTGGTTCTAGACGCGCACAGGAAATGGATGCAGCCATTTGGGGTTCAAGAGCTGCCTATATCGGCGGCTTCCATGCCACTTCTAATGTTCGTGCTGGGAAGAAGTTTGGCATTCCGGTTGCCGGGACGCATGCACATTCGCTTGTGCAAGCATACCGCGACGAATATGAAGCATTTACAAAGTATGCTGAAAGTCATGTAGACTGTACATTTCTGGTGGATACGTACGACACATTAAAGTCAGGCGTGCCGAATGCCATTAAAGTAGCAAAAGAAATGGGCGACAAGATACGCTTTAACGCTATTCGCTTAGATAGCGGTGACTTAGCTTATCTGTCCAAACGGGCCCGAACGATGTTGGATGAAGCGGGCTTTACAGAAACGAAAATCACCGCATCTAACGATTTGGATGAAGAAACCATTGGTGCATTAAAAGCACAAGGGGCGAAGATTGATAACTGGGGCATTGGAACAAAACTGATTACGGCATACGATCAGCCAGCATTAGGAGCAGTGTATAAGATCGTTTCCGTGGAGGATGACAATGGCGAGATGGTCGATACAATTAAAATTAGTGCGAACCCAGAGAAAGTATCAACACCTGGATTGAAACGTGTTTACCGAATTATTAACCGCATGAATCAAAAATCAGAAGGTGACTATATTGCGCTGAAAGATGAAAACCCGCAAGAAGAAGAGCGGCTTAAAATGTTCCATCCAACATACTCCTATATCAGCAAGTTTGTTACCGACTTTGATGCAATAGAATTACAGAAACCAATCTTCCAAAACGGAGAGCTGGTTTACAATTTGCCTTCTTTAGAGGAAACGCGTGAACATGTCACACACAGCTTAACTTTCCTATGGGATGAATATAAGCGGACACATAATCCAGAAGCGTATCCGGTTGATTTGAGTACTGCTTGCTGGAACAATAAGATGGAATTGATTGATCGAATAAAAGCGAAACTGGAGGAAAAATAA
- the nadD gene encoding nicotinate (nicotinamide) nucleotide adenylyltransferase, which yields MRIGIYGSSFDPVTNVHLWTASTVAHRCKLDKVIFLPCSSKRKDKQLHTTDEHRWNMVNMAIQDNELYEANNYEMEQEAWDVYTEKTLAHFSALYPDDEIYFIMGADLLEDIGAGKWYNSEEVVRDNRFIVMARNDIDMLKVISHSPLLRNHDDGHTFHLIDKGLAMEISSSYIRDEFAMEGEPRYLLPESCYRYIKEHGIYK from the coding sequence ATGAGAATAGGTATCTATGGCTCCTCCTTCGATCCAGTTACCAACGTACACTTATGGACCGCCAGCACGGTTGCACATCGCTGCAAACTGGATAAAGTTATATTCCTGCCATGCTCCAGCAAGCGAAAAGACAAACAGTTGCATACGACGGACGAACACCGCTGGAACATGGTCAATATGGCAATCCAAGATAATGAATTGTATGAAGCGAACAACTATGAAATGGAGCAGGAAGCATGGGATGTGTATACTGAGAAGACCCTAGCTCATTTTAGTGCGCTTTATCCTGACGATGAAATTTACTTTATTATGGGAGCTGACCTGCTGGAAGATATCGGTGCAGGAAAATGGTACAACAGCGAAGAGGTCGTCCGCGACAACCGCTTTATTGTCATGGCCCGCAACGACATCGATATGCTAAAAGTTATCAGCCATTCCCCGCTCTTGCGCAATCATGACGACGGACACACTTTTCATCTTATTGATAAAGGTTTGGCAATGGAAATCAGCTCTTCTTATATTCGCGATGAATTCGCAATGGAAGGGGAGCCAAGGTATTTGTTGCCGGAGAGTTGTTATCGGTATATTAAGGAGCATGGGATTTATAAATAA